DNA sequence from the Cellulophaga sp. HaHaR_3_176 genome:
AATCATTTGCAATGGGTGTTCGCGTAGAGCACCCACAACATATTATAGATAGTATTCAATACCATTGCTCTGGTGATCGTCATGAGCTTTTACCTGCAGCATCATATAGTTTAGTAGAACAAGTAAAAAACAGAGGAGTTTATTCTTTCTGTATGTGTCCTGGTGGGTTTATTGTTCCTGCTGCTACTGCACCTGGCGAAGTTGTTGTAAACGGTATGTCGCCTTCTAAACGAAATAATTTATATGCAAACTCAGGTATTGTTGTTGAAATTAATGTTGATGAAGATTTAAGAAAATACGAGCAGCATGGCGAACTAAGAGGTTTAGAATATCAGAAAGATTTAGAACGGTTGGCTTTTACCGCAGGTGGGAGAAACCAAACTGCACCTGCACAACGGTTGACAGATTTTGTGGAAGGTAAACTATCAAACGACCTTAACCCTACCTCTTACCAACCAGGTCTGAAATCGATGCCATTACACTCACTATTACCAAAATTGATAGGCAGTAGATTGCGTGGTGGTTTTCAGGCTTTCGGAGAAAAAATGAAAGGGTATTATACTGCAGAAGCTAATATTGTTGGTGTAGAATCAAGAACGTCTTCTCCTGTAAACATCCCAAGAAAAGATAACTTACAACACCCTGAAATTGAAGGTTTATACCCTTGTGGTGAAGGTGGTGGTTACGCTGGTGGTATTGTATCGGCTGCTATGGATGGTGAACGCTGTGCTGAAGCTGCAATTGCAAGTTTATAAATGTATAGAAATGAACTGGATTTTATTAATTATTGCAGGTCTGTTTGAAGTTGCGTTTGCTGCTTGTTTGGGTAAAGCTCAACAAGCAACCGGTAACGATACAGCTTACTGGTATATTGGGTTTTTAGCATGCTTAATGGCAAGTATGGCACTACTTATGAAAGCAACTCAAGAGCTACCTATTGGCACAGCCTATGCTGTTTGGACAGGTATTGGTGCTGTAGGTACGGTACTTTTAGGTATTTTAGTATTTAAAGAACCCGCTACCTTTTGGAGGTTATTTTTCATTACTACATTAATTGCTTCTATTATTGGGTTAAAAATAACTTCTCATTAAGTAACTGATTGATTTATAACAACTTCTCAATTCATATACTTTAAAAAAATAAAAATTCTCTTATATTAACTAAACTTATAAAGTAGATATATCCGTAATTGTACGGATATCCGCATGTTACCAAC
Encoded proteins:
- a CDS encoding multidrug efflux SMR transporter, translating into MNWILLIIAGLFEVAFAACLGKAQQATGNDTAYWYIGFLACLMASMALLMKATQELPIGTAYAVWTGIGAVGTVLLGILVFKEPATFWRLFFITTLIASIIGLKITSH